In the Haloferula helveola genome, one interval contains:
- a CDS encoding MoxR family ATPase — protein sequence MPTDPHQTALKLESSVSNVVLGQQEAVRRILACFAAGGHALVEDVPGTGKTTLAKTIARSISGAQFKRVQFTPDLLPTDILGVSVLDPRTQEFNFRPGPVFTDILLADEINRASPRTQSALLEAMAERQATIDGVRHDLDGLFFVIATQNPVEFRGTYPLPEAQMDRFMIRSRLGYVSVEEECSILADQVEKHPVEALEPCISRDEMLDLIAAVRQVRLSDELRRYIVEIVSATRHRDDLQLAASPRASLALMRTSQAVSLFEERDFVIPETIQDIAADVIAHRLVVEPEARLAGTEARGVVAEILAGVPSP from the coding sequence ATGCCCACGGACCCTCACCAAACCGCTCTCAAACTCGAATCCTCGGTCAGCAACGTCGTTCTCGGCCAACAGGAGGCCGTTCGCCGCATCCTCGCCTGCTTCGCCGCCGGCGGCCATGCCCTCGTCGAGGACGTCCCGGGCACCGGCAAGACGACCCTCGCCAAGACGATCGCCCGCTCGATCTCGGGCGCCCAGTTCAAGCGGGTCCAGTTCACCCCCGACCTGCTGCCGACCGATATCCTCGGCGTGTCCGTGCTCGACCCCCGGACGCAGGAATTCAATTTCCGCCCCGGCCCGGTCTTTACCGACATCCTGCTGGCGGACGAGATCAACCGCGCCTCACCGCGCACCCAGTCCGCACTGCTCGAAGCGATGGCCGAGCGCCAGGCGACCATCGACGGCGTCCGCCACGATCTCGACGGTCTGTTCTTCGTCATTGCCACGCAGAATCCGGTCGAGTTCCGCGGCACCTATCCGCTGCCGGAGGCGCAAATGGACCGCTTCATGATCCGCTCGCGCCTCGGCTACGTCAGCGTCGAGGAGGAGTGCTCGATTCTTGCCGATCAGGTCGAAAAGCACCCGGTCGAGGCTCTCGAGCCCTGCATCAGCCGCGACGAGATGCTCGACCTGATCGCCGCGGTCCGGCAGGTGCGGCTCAGCGACGAGCTGCGCCGCTACATCGTCGAGATCGTCTCCGCCACCCGCCACCGCGATGACCTCCAGCTCGCCGCCAGCCCGCGCGCGTCGCTGGCCCTGATGCGCACCTCCCAAGCGGTATCGCTCTTCGAGGAACGCGACTTCGTGATCCCGGAAACGATCCAGGACATCGCCGCCGACGTCATCGCCCACCGCCTCGTCGTCGAACCCGAGGCCCGCCTCGCCGGCACCGAAGCCCGCGGCGTCGTCGCCGAAATCCTCGCCGGCGTTCCGTCGCCGTAG
- a CDS encoding PP2C family protein-serine/threonine phosphatase, giving the protein MADDDQSAPDSLRWTGITDPGRFRPNNEDAFLCLTFDSREVRYLGREGDGSLEASDYVFAVSDGMGGAKAGEVASKIAVEKITRLMPASFQLGAARLDAGFSDVLGTIFEETHQSLIDLGKHYEECRGMGATLSLCWFMPDWMVFGHVGDSRIYYLPKDGEMVQLSEDHSRVGRMLRKGRINEREARTHPQKNILDQVLGGRSNNIDPQFGRVGYHSGDRFLICSDGLIDGMWDRRIDEMARGEFSAKTLVDYAVAESGRDNTTAILIEIG; this is encoded by the coding sequence ATGGCCGACGACGACCAATCCGCCCCTGACTCCCTCCGCTGGACGGGAATCACCGACCCCGGACGCTTCCGGCCGAACAACGAGGATGCTTTCCTTTGCCTGACATTCGACTCCCGTGAAGTCCGCTATCTGGGCCGGGAGGGCGACGGCTCACTGGAGGCCTCCGACTACGTCTTCGCCGTCAGCGACGGGATGGGCGGAGCGAAGGCCGGAGAAGTGGCCAGCAAGATCGCAGTTGAGAAAATCACCCGCCTCATGCCCGCCAGTTTCCAACTCGGTGCGGCGCGGCTGGATGCGGGATTCTCCGACGTGCTCGGCACGATCTTCGAGGAAACCCACCAGTCCCTGATCGATCTCGGAAAGCACTACGAGGAGTGCCGCGGAATGGGCGCCACCCTGAGCCTCTGCTGGTTTATGCCCGACTGGATGGTCTTCGGCCACGTCGGGGACAGCCGCATCTACTACCTCCCGAAGGACGGCGAGATGGTCCAGCTCAGCGAGGACCACAGCCGGGTCGGACGGATGCTCCGCAAGGGGCGGATCAACGAGCGCGAGGCCCGGACCCATCCGCAGAAGAACATCCTCGACCAGGTGCTCGGCGGACGGAGCAACAACATCGATCCCCAGTTCGGCCGGGTTGGCTACCACTCCGGCGACCGTTTCCTGATCTGCTCGGACGGCCTCATCGACGGAATGTGGGACCGCCGGATCGACGAAATGGCCCGCGGGGAATTCTCTGCCAAGACCTTGGTCGACTACGCGGTCGCCGAGTCCGGACGCGACAACACGACTGCGATCCTGATTGAGATCGGGTAG
- the cls gene encoding cardiolipin synthase produces the protein MFRSLRAWARLGATKLAHRFPRTAKVLGFANRRRRPLLRFFLLGMHVIGFFQSISAVMETRTPQGAIAWAISLNTLPVVAVPAYAIFGGADFDDYVSTRTAGLEDIRPMATSLIDEIHAAEASVESDEGLMATLSNLTKLPVTRGNRAELLVDGKNTFRSIFEAIESAEDYILVQFYIIRADDTGLELKERLIRKAKEGVRVYVLYDDYGCFGLPSSFRKDLAEAGAEVRSFMNLGDDVNRFQLNYRNHRKLVVVDGKTAFVGGHNVGDEYLGQHPTLTPWRDSHMRLTGPVVTCLQVPFAEDWHWATGETLAGLDWEIRDKIGAGSAEALCIPTGPADDLETCSLYYLAAINAAKDRIWIATPYFVPDEAVLLALQLAAKRGVEVKVLIPDLFDSELVRLSSYSYLEPMEKAGAEIWRYGNGFLHQKVMLVDDRFVSIGSANFDNRSFRLNFEVQVGVDDPAFAKQVENMLQNDFGNSTKASAADLESKSAVFKLRVRVSRLLAPIQ, from the coding sequence ATGTTCCGGTCCCTCCGCGCATGGGCACGCCTCGGTGCGACCAAACTCGCCCATCGCTTTCCCCGCACCGCAAAGGTGCTCGGATTCGCCAACCGGCGCCGCAGGCCGCTCCTGAGGTTCTTCCTGCTCGGGATGCACGTGATCGGCTTCTTCCAGTCGATCTCGGCGGTCATGGAAACACGCACACCGCAGGGTGCCATCGCCTGGGCCATCTCGCTGAACACGCTCCCGGTCGTCGCGGTCCCGGCCTACGCGATCTTCGGAGGAGCGGACTTCGACGACTACGTCAGCACGCGAACCGCCGGACTGGAGGACATTCGCCCGATGGCCACGTCGCTGATCGACGAGATCCATGCGGCCGAAGCTTCGGTGGAGTCGGACGAAGGGCTGATGGCGACCCTTTCGAACCTCACCAAGCTGCCCGTGACACGCGGGAACCGGGCAGAGTTGCTGGTGGACGGGAAGAACACCTTCCGTTCGATCTTCGAAGCGATCGAGTCGGCCGAGGACTACATTCTCGTGCAGTTCTACATCATCCGCGCCGACGACACCGGCCTGGAACTGAAGGAACGGCTCATCCGCAAGGCAAAGGAAGGCGTCCGGGTCTACGTCCTTTACGACGACTACGGCTGCTTCGGTCTCCCTTCGAGCTTCCGCAAGGATCTGGCCGAGGCGGGCGCGGAGGTGCGCTCGTTCATGAACCTCGGCGACGACGTCAACCGCTTCCAACTCAACTACCGGAACCACCGCAAACTGGTGGTGGTCGATGGCAAGACCGCCTTTGTCGGCGGACACAATGTCGGTGACGAGTATCTCGGACAGCACCCGACGCTGACGCCGTGGCGCGACAGCCACATGCGTCTGACCGGGCCGGTCGTCACCTGCCTGCAGGTCCCCTTCGCCGAGGACTGGCACTGGGCGACCGGCGAAACGCTTGCCGGCCTGGACTGGGAGATCCGGGACAAGATCGGTGCGGGTTCGGCGGAGGCCCTCTGCATTCCGACAGGACCGGCCGACGATCTCGAAACCTGCTCCCTCTACTATCTGGCCGCGATCAATGCCGCGAAGGACCGGATCTGGATCGCCACGCCATACTTTGTTCCGGACGAAGCCGTATTGCTCGCCCTCCAACTCGCGGCGAAGCGAGGCGTCGAGGTGAAGGTCCTGATTCCCGATCTCTTTGACAGCGAACTGGTACGGCTTTCGTCGTACTCCTATCTCGAGCCGATGGAAAAGGCGGGAGCCGAGATCTGGCGCTACGGCAACGGCTTCCTCCACCAGAAAGTCATGCTTGTCGACGACCGGTTCGTATCGATCGGAAGCGCCAACTTCGACAACCGCTCCTTCCGCCTGAACTTCGAGGTCCAGGTCGGAGTCGATGATCCCGCCTTCGCGAAGCAGGTCGAAAACATGCTTCAGAACGATTTTGGAAACTCCACCAAGGCCTCCGCCGCTGACCTCGAGAGCAAGTCCGCCGTCTTCAAGTTGCGGGTGCGGGTTTCGCGGCTGCTGGCACCGATCCAGTGA
- a CDS encoding glutamine synthetase beta-grasp domain-containing protein codes for MPKFKLEYIWLDGYTPVPNLRGKTQIKEYDSFPSLEELPMWGFDGSSTQQAEGHSSDCLLKPVAIYPDSTRTNGALVMCEVLLPDGTPHPSNTRATIIDDENAWFGFEQEYFLVEDGRPLGFPKGGFPDPQGEYYTGVGYKNVGDVARQIVEEHLDICLDAGINHEGINAEVAKGQWEFQIFGKGSKKAADQIWIARYILLRLCESYGVDVDWHCKPLKGDWNGSGMHANFSTEYLREKGGEEYFLALMAAFEKNRDEHIAAYGPDNHMRLTGLHETQSIDQFSWGIADRGASIRVPHSFKNNDWKGYLEDRRPNSQGDPYAIASRILKTIAEVPTP; via the coding sequence ATGCCCAAGTTCAAACTCGAGTACATCTGGCTCGACGGCTACACCCCCGTCCCGAATCTCCGCGGCAAGACCCAGATCAAGGAGTACGACAGCTTTCCGAGTCTGGAAGAGCTTCCGATGTGGGGCTTCGACGGCAGCTCGACGCAGCAGGCCGAAGGCCACAGCTCCGACTGTCTCCTCAAGCCCGTGGCGATCTACCCGGACAGCACCCGCACCAACGGTGCGCTGGTGATGTGCGAAGTTCTTCTCCCGGACGGCACCCCGCACCCGAGCAACACCCGCGCCACGATCATCGACGACGAGAACGCTTGGTTCGGTTTCGAGCAGGAATACTTCCTGGTCGAGGATGGCCGTCCGCTCGGCTTCCCGAAGGGTGGTTTCCCGGATCCCCAAGGCGAATACTACACCGGTGTCGGCTACAAGAACGTCGGTGACGTCGCCCGCCAGATCGTTGAGGAGCACCTCGACATCTGCCTCGACGCCGGCATCAACCACGAAGGCATCAACGCCGAGGTGGCGAAGGGCCAGTGGGAATTCCAGATCTTCGGCAAGGGCTCGAAGAAGGCCGCCGACCAGATCTGGATCGCGCGCTACATCCTCCTCCGTCTTTGCGAAAGCTACGGTGTCGACGTTGACTGGCACTGCAAGCCCCTCAAGGGCGACTGGAACGGCTCCGGCATGCACGCCAACTTCTCGACCGAGTATCTCCGCGAAAAGGGCGGTGAAGAGTACTTCCTCGCTCTCATGGCTGCCTTCGAGAAGAACCGCGACGAGCACATCGCCGCTTACGGTCCGGACAACCACATGCGTCTGACCGGTCTTCACGAAACCCAGTCGATCGACCAGTTCTCCTGGGGTATCGCCGACCGCGGCGCTTCGATCCGTGTTCCGCACAGCTTCAAGAACAACGACTGGAAGGGCTACCTCGAGGACCGTCGTCCGAACTCGCAGGGCGACCCCTACGCGATCGCCTCGCGCATTCTCAAGACGATCGCCGAAGTCCCGACTCCCTGA
- a CDS encoding endonuclease/exonuclease/phosphatase family protein codes for MPLIRNDSWWIRVWDFPRLQLLIVGIILMAALIGKGAIADAGDWIIVGLLAAATIHLAARVFPYQSFAPNQVASGRHSTGVRLLISNVLMDNREADALLQLVREEKPDVLIALETDEFWARHLDRLADQLPHRVSVPQPDTYGLVLMSRLPLIDAEVKYLVRENIPSVHGQIEMETGERVRFHALHPKPPFPSEDETSTERDIELIVVAQQIRETGGPTLVFGDMNDVAWSHTTRLFRRISGLLDPRIGRGMFSTFHAGHWWARWPLDHVFVSREFRVRELRRLPSVGSDHFPMLADLAYEPERKETQEKPDADSRDFEERDERVTEQPDHPKPAN; via the coding sequence GTGCCCCTCATCCGGAACGACAGCTGGTGGATCCGCGTGTGGGACTTCCCACGCCTGCAACTGCTGATCGTCGGAATCATCCTGATGGCCGCACTGATCGGGAAAGGCGCGATCGCCGACGCGGGTGACTGGATCATCGTCGGCCTGCTCGCCGCGGCAACGATCCACCTTGCGGCCCGAGTCTTCCCCTACCAGAGCTTCGCACCCAATCAGGTCGCATCCGGTCGGCACAGCACCGGCGTGCGACTGCTGATCTCAAACGTCCTGATGGACAACCGGGAAGCCGACGCCCTGCTGCAGTTGGTCCGGGAGGAAAAGCCGGATGTCCTGATTGCCCTGGAGACCGACGAGTTCTGGGCTCGCCATCTCGACCGGCTCGCGGATCAACTGCCCCACCGCGTCAGCGTCCCGCAGCCCGACACCTACGGCTTGGTCCTGATGTCCCGGCTCCCGCTGATCGACGCCGAGGTGAAGTATCTCGTGCGCGAGAATATCCCGTCGGTTCACGGACAGATCGAAATGGAGACCGGTGAGCGCGTTCGTTTCCACGCCCTGCATCCCAAGCCACCATTCCCGAGCGAGGACGAAACCAGCACCGAGCGGGACATCGAGCTCATCGTGGTGGCCCAGCAGATCCGCGAAACCGGCGGACCCACGCTGGTATTCGGCGACATGAACGACGTCGCGTGGTCCCACACCACCCGCCTGTTCCGGCGAATCAGCGGACTGCTCGACCCGCGGATCGGGCGCGGGATGTTCAGCACCTTCCACGCCGGCCACTGGTGGGCGCGATGGCCGCTTGACCACGTTTTCGTCTCGCGCGAGTTCAGAGTCCGCGAGCTACGGCGTTTGCCGTCGGTCGGCTCCGACCACTTCCCGATGCTCGCCGATCTGGCCTACGAGCCGGAACGGAAGGAAACCCAGGAGAAACCCGACGCGGACTCCCGGGACTTTGAAGAGCGCGACGAGCGGGTGACCGAGCAGCCCGATCATCCGAAACCCGCCAACTGA
- a CDS encoding DUF4235 domain-containing protein: MHQHSKLARIAAIGAGFVLPAIAAKLARSSAGQVYRVATKSDPPRNPASRDVKWSEALTWTIAAGIVGAVARLATRRSLPYIGLPAEGLDMEEEVDDLD; this comes from the coding sequence ATGCATCAACATTCCAAACTCGCGCGAATCGCGGCCATCGGCGCAGGCTTCGTCCTGCCCGCCATCGCCGCCAAGCTCGCCCGGAGTTCGGCCGGTCAGGTCTACCGGGTCGCGACCAAGTCCGATCCCCCGAGGAATCCGGCCAGCCGCGACGTGAAGTGGAGCGAAGCACTCACTTGGACCATCGCCGCCGGCATCGTCGGCGCTGTGGCCCGCCTCGCGACCCGACGGTCGCTTCCCTACATCGGCCTGCCCGCCGAAGGCCTCGACATGGAGGAGGAAGTCGACGATCTCGACTGA
- the lysA gene encoding diaminopimelate decarboxylase, giving the protein MHGFAYRNGTLHCEDVDLEGLANEYGTPLYVYSANTFRDHYRRLDQALEGVDHEVAYAVKANSNLSVLRLLANEGAGFDIVSGGELFRVIKAGGDPKKCTFAGVGKTRGEIEYALKHGIYSFNVESEEELRYLNDVAADLGLIAPAAVRVNPNVDAKTHKYISTGKSENKFGVDFERIADLYDRAATELPHVQLRGLQMHIGSQLTSVKPFVEAVEKVAPLATVLKEKHGIEFWSIGGGIGIVYQDALGAGSIDWWDSQAEQDRPLTLAGYGREVVPRLRNLGLKILLEPGRAIAGNAGVLLTRCLYEKQGSAKTFKIVDAGMNDLIRPALYEGHHEIVPVKEPGSERKVVDVVGPICESGDFFCQDRELPEFGPGECIALMSAGAYGFVMASNYNTRPLPAEILVDGSTVSVVRKRQTLDDLIAAEL; this is encoded by the coding sequence ATGCACGGATTCGCCTACCGCAACGGCACGCTCCACTGCGAGGACGTCGACCTCGAAGGCCTCGCCAACGAGTACGGAACGCCCCTCTACGTCTACTCGGCCAATACCTTCCGCGACCACTACCGCCGCCTCGACCAGGCGCTTGAAGGCGTCGACCACGAGGTCGCCTACGCGGTGAAGGCGAATTCGAACCTCTCGGTGCTGCGCCTGCTGGCCAACGAGGGCGCCGGATTCGACATCGTCTCGGGCGGAGAGCTGTTCCGCGTGATCAAGGCGGGAGGCGATCCGAAGAAGTGCACCTTCGCCGGCGTCGGCAAGACCCGCGGCGAAATCGAGTACGCGCTGAAGCATGGGATCTACTCGTTCAACGTCGAGAGCGAAGAGGAGCTCCGCTACCTCAACGACGTCGCCGCCGACCTCGGGCTGATCGCACCGGCGGCCGTGCGGGTGAACCCGAACGTCGACGCCAAGACCCACAAATACATTTCCACCGGCAAGTCGGAGAACAAGTTCGGCGTCGATTTCGAACGCATCGCCGACCTCTACGACCGCGCCGCGACCGAGCTGCCCCACGTCCAGCTTCGCGGTCTGCAGATGCACATCGGCTCGCAGCTGACCTCGGTGAAGCCTTTCGTCGAAGCGGTCGAGAAGGTCGCACCGCTGGCCACCGTGTTGAAGGAGAAGCACGGCATCGAATTCTGGTCGATCGGCGGTGGCATCGGCATCGTCTATCAGGACGCGCTCGGCGCGGGCTCGATCGACTGGTGGGACTCGCAGGCCGAACAGGACCGCCCGCTCACGCTTGCCGGCTACGGACGGGAAGTCGTGCCGCGGCTCCGGAACCTCGGACTCAAGATCCTCCTCGAACCCGGCCGCGCGATCGCCGGCAACGCAGGCGTCCTCCTGACCCGCTGCCTTTACGAGAAGCAGGGTAGCGCGAAGACCTTTAAGATTGTCGATGCCGGCATGAACGACCTGATCCGTCCGGCCCTCTATGAAGGCCACCACGAGATCGTTCCTGTGAAGGAGCCCGGCAGCGAACGCAAGGTCGTCGATGTCGTCGGCCCGATCTGCGAAAGCGGCGACTTCTTCTGTCAGGACCGCGAGTTGCCGGAGTTCGGACCGGGTGAGTGCATCGCCCTGATGAGCGCCGGTGCCTACGGCTTCGTGATGGCTTCCAACTACAACACCCGCCCGCTGCCGGCGGAGATCCTCGTCGACGGCTCCACGGTCAGCGTCGTGCGCAAGCGCCAGACCCTCGACGACCTGATCGCCGCCGAGCTTTAG
- a CDS encoding YqaE/Pmp3 family membrane protein, whose protein sequence is MSAQPSAATNKLLLVIVAILLPPLAVGLKRGIGGSLILNIILTIIFYLPGLIHALLVVL, encoded by the coding sequence ATGAGCGCCCAACCTTCCGCAGCGACCAACAAGCTGCTCCTGGTCATTGTTGCCATCCTTCTTCCGCCTCTGGCCGTCGGTCTGAAGCGGGGAATCGGTGGCAGCCTGATCCTCAACATCATTCTGACCATCATCTTCTACCTGCCGGGACTCATTCACGCTCTCTTGGTGGTACTATGA
- a CDS encoding DMT family transporter, whose product MKPLLQLHLLVFLVATTAIVGRLSTVSAANLVTWRTGTAAIAAFLWVALVRRHRIPTSRIPTLLGIGGIIGLHWLCFFGAIQLANISICLAGMATISLFTAFTEPLFERRRVRPFEVLLGLVVVAGILLIAGLERAHWAGLGVGLLGALFAAIFPVLNRQLVTRGGDPLGMVAWEMVGACLTCLLLFPLFDPRGHAALLDLTAIDWAGVMWLSLVCTVFGHAFHIHLLRDIKAYPANLAMNVEPVWGILFGALFFAEYAELHPGFYLGVTAIIAANLAHPWLERKARHPQLPAPKGS is encoded by the coding sequence ATGAAGCCCCTCCTCCAACTCCACCTGCTGGTCTTCCTGGTCGCCACCACCGCGATCGTCGGAAGACTCAGCACGGTATCGGCGGCCAATCTTGTCACTTGGCGGACGGGCACCGCCGCGATTGCCGCGTTCCTGTGGGTCGCGCTGGTCCGTCGCCACAGGATCCCCACCAGCCGCATCCCCACCTTGCTCGGGATCGGCGGGATCATCGGGCTCCACTGGCTGTGCTTCTTCGGAGCCATCCAGTTGGCGAACATCTCGATATGCCTCGCCGGCATGGCGACCATCTCTCTCTTCACCGCCTTCACCGAACCGCTCTTCGAGCGTCGCAGGGTGCGGCCGTTCGAGGTCCTGCTCGGGCTCGTGGTCGTCGCGGGAATCCTCCTGATCGCCGGCCTCGAACGCGCCCACTGGGCCGGCCTCGGGGTCGGACTGCTCGGCGCCCTGTTCGCCGCGATCTTCCCGGTGCTGAACCGCCAGCTCGTGACCCGCGGCGGTGACCCGCTCGGAATGGTCGCATGGGAAATGGTCGGCGCCTGCCTCACCTGCCTCCTGCTCTTTCCACTTTTCGATCCGCGCGGACACGCGGCACTACTCGACCTCACCGCCATCGACTGGGCAGGTGTCATGTGGCTGTCCCTGGTCTGCACCGTTTTCGGACACGCCTTCCACATTCATCTGCTGCGCGACATCAAGGCTTACCCCGCCAACCTCGCGATGAATGTCGAACCGGTTTGGGGCATTCTGTTCGGCGCGCTCTTCTTCGCCGAGTATGCGGAACTGCACCCCGGCTTCTATCTGGGCGTGACGGCAATCATCGCCGCCAACCTCGCCCACCCGTGGCTCGAGCGAAAAGCCCGCCACCCCCAACTGCCCGCCCCCAAGGGTTCGTAG
- a CDS encoding RNA polymerase sigma factor, whose product MVPAEPDDAMLARESRAGSLASFDRLVHRHHPKVFAFLLTLTKHRQDAEDLTQETFVRAWKKIDRYDPSLPILPWLLTIARRLSIDMLRKRKPIPAIEADPVLLPPAPSAGPDLWRTAERHLSPDAFSALWLHYRDELPLAEVGRILGKKEGAVKVMLHRARKSLAEHLRHQPAPPPPLPQRPPPLPSIWNNARVTS is encoded by the coding sequence ATGGTCCCCGCTGAACCGGATGATGCGATGCTCGCGCGCGAAAGCCGCGCGGGTTCGCTCGCGTCCTTCGACCGGCTCGTTCATCGCCATCACCCGAAGGTCTTCGCCTTTCTCCTGACCCTGACCAAGCACCGGCAGGATGCCGAGGACCTCACGCAAGAGACCTTTGTCCGGGCCTGGAAAAAGATCGACCGTTACGACCCGTCGCTACCTATCCTGCCGTGGCTGCTGACGATCGCGCGACGCCTCTCGATCGACATGCTGAGAAAGCGCAAGCCGATCCCCGCCATCGAGGCCGATCCGGTCCTGCTGCCTCCCGCTCCGTCCGCAGGTCCCGACCTTTGGCGAACCGCCGAGCGGCATCTCTCACCCGACGCCTTCAGCGCGTTGTGGCTCCACTACCGCGACGAACTTCCGCTCGCCGAGGTGGGCCGGATCCTCGGCAAGAAGGAAGGAGCAGTGAAGGTCATGCTTCACCGTGCCCGCAAGTCGCTGGCCGAACACCTCCGACACCAACCGGCGCCGCCGCCTCCCCTTCCGCAAAGGCCACCGCCATTGCCCTCCATCTGGAACAACGCCCGCGTCACGTCATGA
- a CDS encoding Gfo/Idh/MocA family oxidoreductase has translation MSNTHLSRRKFLHTTGLGAGAVLGFPAIVSGQNLNDRIRVAAIGVGGKGESDINNVAKCGCDIVGLCDVDAKTLGRMSKKYPKAKTFSDFREMLPKMDAEIDAVIVSAPDHIHGVAAIPAMQAGKHVYVQKPLAQTVWECRVMGDLAREKKLATQMGNQGSAAEGLRRSVEVIQTGVLGKPLELHVWTNRPIWPQGFERPSGSDPVPEHLDWDLWLGPAAERPYKNGIYHPFKWRGWTDFGTGALGDMACHTVNMPFRALKLGYPEKIECEMASKLFSETYPMTSRVRFDFPAREDLPPLKFWWYDGNPGDPFKPIMPYPELLKDIIALRGKTPKSGALIVFENGMLYSEDDYGRAFWVKTNDDKEFVSGTDHPLTRDAPQVIPRSPGHEQEWIDMMRDGTPAYSNFEIAAYLTEVILLGSIAQRVGEGLPIAWDGPNMKAKGNDAASALVKRPYRDGWAPQV, from the coding sequence ATGTCTAACACCCACCTCAGCCGCCGAAAGTTCCTCCACACCACCGGCCTCGGAGCCGGAGCGGTTCTCGGATTCCCCGCCATCGTCAGCGGACAAAACCTCAACGACCGGATCCGGGTCGCGGCCATCGGAGTGGGAGGGAAGGGCGAGTCGGACATCAACAATGTCGCGAAGTGCGGCTGCGACATCGTCGGGCTTTGCGACGTCGATGCGAAGACGCTCGGTCGGATGTCCAAGAAGTATCCGAAGGCCAAGACCTTCAGCGACTTTCGCGAGATGCTCCCGAAAATGGACGCGGAGATCGATGCTGTGATCGTCTCGGCGCCCGACCACATCCACGGTGTCGCCGCGATTCCCGCAATGCAGGCGGGCAAGCACGTTTACGTGCAGAAACCTCTCGCCCAAACGGTTTGGGAGTGCCGGGTGATGGGGGATTTGGCTCGTGAGAAGAAGCTGGCGACCCAGATGGGCAACCAAGGCAGTGCGGCCGAGGGACTGAGGCGGTCGGTGGAAGTGATCCAGACCGGCGTGCTCGGCAAACCGCTGGAACTCCACGTGTGGACCAACCGTCCGATCTGGCCGCAAGGCTTTGAACGTCCGTCGGGATCGGACCCGGTCCCCGAGCATCTCGACTGGGACCTCTGGCTCGGTCCGGCCGCCGAGCGTCCTTACAAGAATGGGATCTACCATCCGTTCAAGTGGCGCGGCTGGACGGATTTCGGCACCGGCGCACTCGGCGACATGGCCTGCCACACGGTCAACATGCCGTTCCGCGCGCTGAAGCTCGGCTATCCGGAAAAGATCGAGTGCGAGATGGCTTCGAAGCTCTTTTCCGAGACCTACCCGATGACCTCGCGGGTTCGCTTCGACTTTCCCGCCCGGGAAGACCTGCCGCCGCTCAAGTTCTGGTGGTATGACGGGAATCCGGGTGATCCGTTCAAACCCATCATGCCCTACCCTGAGCTCCTCAAGGACATCATCGCGCTTCGCGGCAAGACGCCGAAGTCAGGTGCGCTGATCGTTTTCGAAAACGGAATGCTCTACTCCGAAGACGACTACGGCCGTGCCTTCTGGGTGAAAACGAACGACGATAAGGAGTTCGTCAGCGGCACCGATCACCCGCTGACCCGGGACGCGCCCCAGGTGATCCCGCGTTCGCCGGGACACGAGCAGGAGTGGATCGACATGATGCGCGATGGAACCCCGGCCTACTCGAACTTCGAGATCGCCGCCTACCTGACCGAAGTGATCCTGCTCGGCAGCATCGCCCAGCGGGTTGGCGAAGGTTTGCCGATCGCCTGGGACGGTCCGAACATGAAGGCGAAGGGCAACGACGCGGCGAGCGCGCTCGTCAAACGTCCTTACCGCGACGGCTGGGCACCGCAGGTGTGA